The following coding sequences are from one Acaryochloris thomasi RCC1774 window:
- a CDS encoding acetolactate synthase large subunit: protein MNTAELLVKCLENEGVEYIFGLPGEENLQVLEALRNSSIQFITTRHEQGAAFMADVYGRLTGRAGVCLSTLGPGATNLMTGVADANLDGAPLVAITGQVGTDRMHIESHQYLDLVAMFNPVTKWTKQIVRPSNTAEIVRRAFKLAQAEKPGAVHIDLPENIAGMEAVGAPLLRDKVEKSYPSSRSLEQAAEAISRAENPLILVGNGAIRAQASEALTQLATQLNIPVANTFMGKGVMRYTHPLSLWTVGLQQRDYISCGFDRTDLVIAVGYDLIEFSPKKWNPDGNIPIVHVGAEPAEIDSSYIPIAEVVGDISESLLKLLSRSDRQGKPDPYGLSLRPQMREDYEQYANDESFPVRPQKLIYDLRHVMGSDDVVISDVGAHKMWMARHYHCDRPNTCLISNGFAAMGIAIPGALAAKLIYPDRNVVAVTGDGGFMMNMQELETALRVGTAFTTLIFNDGGYGLIEWKQQQHYGESAFIKFGNPDFVKLAESMGLKGYRIESADDLVPTLKTALEQDVPTVIDCPVDYRENLMFSQKSGELSCAT from the coding sequence ATGAATACTGCTGAGCTTCTGGTCAAGTGCCTTGAGAATGAAGGGGTAGAGTACATTTTCGGGCTGCCAGGAGAAGAGAATCTCCAGGTTCTGGAGGCCCTACGTAACTCTTCCATCCAGTTTATTACCACCCGCCATGAACAGGGGGCTGCTTTCATGGCAGATGTCTATGGTCGGCTAACGGGACGGGCTGGGGTTTGCCTCTCAACGCTCGGACCAGGTGCCACCAATCTCATGACTGGCGTTGCAGATGCCAATCTAGATGGCGCTCCTCTCGTTGCGATTACCGGCCAAGTGGGCACCGATCGGATGCATATTGAATCTCACCAGTACCTTGATTTGGTGGCGATGTTCAATCCTGTTACCAAGTGGACCAAGCAGATTGTTCGACCTAGCAATACAGCTGAAATTGTCCGACGGGCCTTTAAGCTGGCCCAGGCTGAGAAGCCTGGGGCCGTTCATATTGATTTGCCAGAGAATATTGCTGGCATGGAGGCTGTGGGAGCGCCTTTGCTGCGAGACAAGGTCGAGAAGAGCTATCCTTCATCCCGAAGTTTAGAGCAGGCGGCTGAGGCAATTTCCCGAGCTGAGAATCCGCTCATATTGGTTGGCAATGGAGCGATTCGGGCTCAGGCGAGTGAAGCACTAACCCAGCTCGCCACGCAATTAAATATTCCGGTCGCCAATACGTTTATGGGCAAAGGCGTCATGCGCTATACCCACCCACTGTCTCTGTGGACTGTAGGGCTACAGCAACGCGATTACATTAGCTGTGGCTTTGACCGCACGGATCTTGTGATTGCGGTGGGCTATGACCTCATTGAGTTCTCACCCAAAAAATGGAACCCCGATGGTAACATCCCGATTGTTCATGTAGGGGCCGAGCCAGCAGAGATTGATAGCAGCTACATTCCCATTGCAGAGGTCGTGGGTGATATTTCTGAGTCGCTGCTGAAGCTGCTCAGTCGCTCGGATCGTCAAGGCAAACCGGATCCCTATGGACTTAGCCTGCGGCCTCAAATGCGGGAGGATTACGAGCAGTATGCCAATGATGAGAGCTTTCCGGTTCGTCCGCAAAAGCTGATTTACGATCTCCGACACGTGATGGGATCTGATGATGTCGTAATCTCGGATGTGGGCGCTCACAAAATGTGGATGGCGCGCCACTATCACTGCGATCGCCCCAATACTTGTTTAATTTCCAATGGCTTTGCGGCAATGGGCATCGCGATTCCGGGAGCGCTGGCGGCGAAGCTGATTTACCCAGATCGCAATGTTGTAGCAGTGACGGGCGACGGTGGCTTCATGATGAATATGCAGGAATTAGAGACAGCTCTGCGGGTGGGCACGGCCTTCACAACGCTAATTTTCAATGATGGTGGCTATGGCCTGATTGAGTGGAAGCAGCAGCAGCACTATGGTGAGTCGGCCTTCATCAAGTTTGGCAATCCAGATTTCGTCAAGCTGGCCGAGAGCATGGGGTTAAAGGGGTATCGGATTGAGAGTGCTGATGATTTAGTCCCCACGCTAAAAACAGCGCTGGAGCAAGATGTACCCACGGTCATCGATTGCCCTGTAGACTACCGAGAAAATCTGATGTTCAGCCAAAAGTCTGGGGAATTGAGCTGCGCGACCTAG
- a CDS encoding rhodanese-like domain-containing protein, whose amino-acid sequence MKLFRRLGAALAFIFMTACASAQLNWQSLKAQIRNQFPSVEHITTTDFKENYSGSALVVDVRNADEFAVSHIPDAVHFQDADQLAAWIKRQPTQPVVVYCSVGYRSAQMAKSLQKLGLQQVVNLEGSIFEWANQGEPVVAPTGPTQKVHPFNEKWGQLLEEKYHP is encoded by the coding sequence ATGAAACTTTTCCGCCGCTTGGGTGCAGCCTTGGCTTTCATTTTCATGACCGCCTGTGCCTCCGCACAGCTCAACTGGCAGAGTCTGAAAGCTCAAATCCGCAATCAGTTCCCTTCAGTGGAACACATCACCACCACAGACTTCAAAGAAAACTATTCAGGCAGCGCTTTAGTCGTTGACGTCCGCAACGCTGACGAATTTGCCGTCAGTCACATCCCCGACGCAGTTCACTTTCAAGACGCAGATCAATTAGCGGCCTGGATTAAGCGGCAGCCGACACAACCTGTCGTTGTTTATTGTTCCGTGGGCTATCGTTCTGCCCAAATGGCTAAGTCTCTGCAGAAGCTAGGATTGCAGCAGGTCGTGAATCTAGAAGGCTCGATTTTTGAGTGGGCTAATCAAGGAGAACCTGTCGTTGCCCCAACCGGACCGACCCAGAAAGTACATCCCTTCAATGAGAAATGGGGACAGTTACTAGAAGAAAAATATCATCCCTAG
- the aat gene encoding leucyl/phenylalanyl-tRNA--protein transferase has product MNFNIPKIVERYRQGFFLMADDDSLGWYTSVQRTLIPLDDRFRYPRSLQRVLNQNRFTEAVDWDFPAVVAGCANRDSTWISKDLRSLYLALHEAGYAHSFETWQDGQLAGGILGIVIGGIFIGESMFFNIPEGSKVAMVKLVEHLRSQHFQLFDAQIINPHLARFGAYTISDEEYQQQLQQAVLQPCLF; this is encoded by the coding sequence ATGAACTTTAATATTCCAAAGATTGTTGAGCGATATCGTCAGGGCTTTTTTTTGATGGCTGACGATGACTCTCTGGGATGGTATACCAGCGTGCAGCGAACGCTGATCCCATTGGATGATCGCTTTCGCTATCCGCGATCTTTGCAGCGGGTGCTGAATCAGAATCGGTTTACGGAGGCCGTTGATTGGGATTTCCCGGCAGTGGTGGCGGGCTGCGCTAATCGTGATTCAACTTGGATCTCGAAAGATTTGCGCTCACTGTATTTGGCACTGCACGAGGCGGGGTACGCCCATAGCTTTGAGACTTGGCAGGATGGACAGTTAGCGGGGGGGATCCTCGGAATTGTGATTGGGGGAATCTTTATTGGGGAGTCGATGTTTTTTAATATCCCTGAGGGGTCGAAGGTGGCGATGGTGAAGCTGGTGGAGCATTTGCGATCGCAACACTTCCAACTCTTCGACGCTCAAATCATAAATCCTCACCTCGCGCGATTTGGAGCCTACACAATTTCAGATGAAGAATATCAGCAGCAGCTCCAGCAAGCCGTCCTGCAGCCCTGTCTTTTCTAG
- the tilS gene encoding tRNA lysidine(34) synthetase TilS: protein MSWTLLHARLQRTLKQRLLLPLNHRILIAFSGGQDSFCLLRLLLDLQDRWEWDLAVAHCDHRWPPDSTANARYVADLVRRWNLPFFGRTAPSVLKGEAEGREWRYQEMAEIAQQQDFHAVVTAHTASDRTETLLYNLVRGSGADGLQALTWQRPLSGERKLVRPLLNVTRAETGQFCRDIGLPVWQDPMNQDLHYRRNRIRQGVLPYLREHFNPKVDTAIAQTAELLQADVAYLETSAAALLKAATVTEAEQVQHDDQQMLARLDRTVLETAPLALQRRAIRQFLHRHLDIAPNFEQVEKVVVLISAPNRSRTDPLIAGTVAQVWQSWLCLCHLDDF, encoded by the coding sequence TTGTCCTGGACTCTGCTTCATGCCCGGCTACAGCGAACGCTTAAACAGCGATTGCTACTGCCCTTAAATCATCGTATTTTGATCGCGTTCTCTGGGGGGCAGGATTCTTTCTGTCTGCTGAGACTCCTGCTTGATCTTCAGGACAGATGGGAATGGGATTTGGCGGTGGCGCACTGTGATCATCGCTGGCCTCCAGACTCTACGGCCAATGCTCGGTATGTGGCCGACCTCGTGCGGCGGTGGAATCTACCTTTCTTTGGACGGACGGCACCTTCTGTACTCAAGGGAGAAGCTGAGGGACGGGAATGGCGCTATCAGGAGATGGCTGAGATTGCTCAGCAGCAGGATTTTCATGCTGTGGTAACGGCTCATACTGCGAGCGATCGTACTGAAACCCTTCTCTACAATCTGGTGCGCGGCAGTGGCGCAGATGGCCTACAGGCTCTCACCTGGCAGCGTCCACTATCGGGAGAGAGAAAACTGGTGCGCCCGCTGCTAAACGTGACTCGTGCGGAGACCGGCCAGTTTTGCCGAGACATAGGGCTACCTGTCTGGCAAGATCCGATGAATCAAGACTTGCACTATCGGCGCAACCGCATCCGTCAAGGCGTTTTGCCTTACCTGCGAGAACATTTTAATCCGAAGGTGGATACGGCCATTGCCCAAACGGCGGAGCTATTGCAGGCTGATGTTGCTTATTTAGAAACGTCTGCAGCGGCGCTGCTAAAAGCAGCCACGGTCACAGAGGCTGAACAGGTACAGCACGACGATCAGCAGATGCTGGCTCGCTTAGACCGAACGGTGCTTGAGACTGCACCTTTAGCGCTCCAGCGGCGTGCTATTCGCCAGTTTCTGCACAGGCACCTAGATATCGCTCCTAATTTCGAGCAAGTGGAGAAAGTTGTGGTTTTGATCTCAGCGCCCAATCGATCTCGAACCGACCCCTTAATTGCCGGGACTGTTGCTCAAGTTTGGCAGTCTTGGCTGTGCTTATGTCACTTGGATGATTTCTAG
- the ccsB gene encoding c-type cytochrome biogenesis protein CcsB: MDLVTLQGTLDNVSFAILFATMLIYWIGAAFPKIPALPALGTAGMAIANLCMACLLGARWAEAGYFPISNLYESLFFLAWGVTGVHLVAEYLSRSRLVGVATAPVAMAITAFAALTLPTEMQASAPLVPALKSNWLMMHVSVMMISYSALMVGSLMAIAFLAITWGQPIELKGSSVGTGGFRERLQKASTVQQPLAATSGQGGTAVLEKVEAPVASLSMKRLSLAETLDNLSYRIIGLGFPLLTVGIIAGAVWANEAWGAPWSWDPKETWALITWLVFAAYLHARITKGWQGRKPALLATAGFAVVWVCYLGVNLLGKGLHSYGWFF; encoded by the coding sequence ATGGATCTGGTTACCCTCCAGGGCACCCTCGACAACGTTTCCTTTGCGATCCTATTTGCCACCATGCTGATCTACTGGATAGGCGCAGCCTTTCCTAAGATTCCGGCTTTACCCGCTTTAGGAACTGCGGGCATGGCAATTGCAAACCTCTGTATGGCCTGTTTGCTAGGGGCTAGATGGGCTGAGGCGGGATACTTTCCGATCAGCAACCTTTATGAGTCTTTGTTCTTTTTAGCTTGGGGTGTCACAGGTGTTCACCTCGTGGCGGAATACCTCAGCCGCAGTCGTCTAGTGGGTGTTGCCACCGCCCCCGTTGCCATGGCCATTACAGCCTTTGCCGCTTTGACCCTACCGACTGAGATGCAGGCGTCGGCTCCCTTGGTTCCAGCTTTGAAATCAAATTGGCTGATGATGCACGTCAGCGTGATGATGATTAGCTACTCTGCGCTGATGGTGGGATCGCTCATGGCGATCGCATTCCTTGCTATTACCTGGGGGCAACCCATTGAACTCAAGGGCAGCTCCGTGGGTACGGGTGGCTTCCGAGAGCGACTCCAGAAAGCCAGTACAGTTCAGCAGCCATTGGCCGCAACCTCAGGGCAGGGCGGCACTGCTGTTTTAGAGAAAGTTGAAGCACCCGTTGCCTCTCTGTCGATGAAGCGTTTGAGTCTGGCTGAGACCCTAGACAACCTTAGCTATCGCATTATTGGCCTAGGATTTCCCCTATTGACCGTAGGCATTATTGCCGGTGCGGTGTGGGCCAACGAAGCCTGGGGTGCGCCCTGGAGCTGGGATCCGAAGGAGACCTGGGCGTTGATTACTTGGCTGGTGTTTGCCGCTTATCTTCATGCTCGGATTACGAAGGGTTGGCAGGGCCGCAAACCGGCGTTGCTTGCGACTGCGGGTTTTGCCGTGGTCTGGGTCTGCTATTTGGGCGTTAATTTATTGGGCAAAGGCTTACACAGCTACGGCTGGTTCTTTTAA
- the cobA gene encoding uroporphyrinogen-III C-methyltransferase, with amino-acid sequence MSSETQKSCVGKVYLVGAGPGDPGLMTLKGKTLLESADVVIYDALVSPEVLAMIASRTEKIHAGKRRGHHSLLQAETTALMIEKAQTHAVVVRLKGGDPFIFGRGGEEMIDLLNAGVPVEIVPGITSGIAAPAYAGIPLTHRNCSSSVTFVTGHEQSGKYRPQVNWRAIAQGSETIVVYMGVHNLPHILQELQLGGREPETPIALVRWGTRPEQDQIVGILETIEAQMIEADFTAPAIAVIGNVVHLHQILADCRPQSLEIHSSSSPA; translated from the coding sequence ATGTCTTCCGAAACTCAAAAGTCCTGCGTGGGCAAGGTGTACCTTGTTGGTGCAGGCCCTGGTGATCCAGGCTTAATGACCCTGAAAGGCAAAACACTGCTCGAGTCGGCTGATGTTGTGATTTACGATGCCCTCGTTAGCCCTGAGGTTCTAGCGATGATCGCATCTCGGACCGAGAAGATTCATGCTGGCAAACGTCGAGGCCACCATTCTTTACTGCAGGCGGAAACAACAGCCCTCATGATTGAGAAGGCCCAAACCCATGCTGTTGTCGTCCGTCTCAAAGGTGGCGACCCCTTTATTTTTGGGCGCGGTGGTGAAGAGATGATCGACCTTTTAAATGCGGGTGTTCCGGTCGAAATTGTTCCAGGCATTACCTCTGGTATTGCTGCTCCCGCCTACGCAGGGATTCCGCTTACCCATCGAAATTGCAGCTCTTCAGTGACGTTCGTGACCGGCCACGAGCAGTCTGGTAAATATCGCCCTCAAGTCAACTGGCGAGCCATTGCTCAAGGCTCAGAAACCATCGTGGTCTACATGGGAGTCCACAACTTACCCCATATTCTTCAAGAACTACAGTTGGGCGGACGAGAGCCTGAAACGCCAATCGCCCTGGTGCGTTGGGGGACTCGTCCTGAACAAGATCAGATTGTGGGGATTCTGGAAACGATTGAAGCCCAGATGATAGAGGCCGACTTTACAGCGCCTGCGATCGCAGTCATCGGTAACGTCGTTCATCTTCATCAAATTTTGGCGGACTGCCGTCCTCAGTCATTGGAAATCCATTCATCCTCCTCCCCAGCTTAA
- a CDS encoding sirohydrochlorin chelatase, with product METHYFLVAHGSRDLRSQQSFQQLTALFTQAAAHRGIKPEQIHSGTLELGLPLEERLQQLGQSLAEPATVEILPLFLLPGTHVMSDIPEAIAVAQQQVPQVHFNLRPHLGSHPGILELLRARISTRHPWILVAHGSRYPGGNAVVEELATALDVKPAYWSVEPSLEDSLRPIVEQGHRNVGVLPYFLFSGKITDAIAEQINQLKYRFGQLNLALSSPLDPSPALAQLLIDLT from the coding sequence TTGGAGACCCATTATTTTCTGGTGGCCCACGGCAGTCGGGATTTGCGATCGCAACAATCCTTCCAGCAGCTCACAGCCCTGTTCACACAAGCTGCAGCTCACCGAGGGATCAAGCCAGAGCAGATTCACTCCGGCACCCTAGAGCTGGGTCTCCCGTTAGAAGAGCGCCTTCAACAGCTAGGTCAGTCGCTAGCAGAACCGGCAACAGTCGAGATTCTGCCGCTCTTTTTGCTGCCTGGAACCCACGTCATGTCGGATATTCCTGAAGCTATCGCTGTCGCCCAACAACAGGTGCCGCAGGTTCATTTCAATTTGCGGCCACATCTAGGCTCGCATCCTGGCATTTTGGAACTGCTGCGAGCTCGCATCTCCACGAGACATCCCTGGATTCTAGTTGCCCACGGTAGCCGCTACCCTGGCGGTAACGCAGTCGTTGAAGAGCTGGCAACAGCATTGGACGTCAAACCTGCTTACTGGTCGGTGGAACCTAGCTTGGAAGACAGCCTCCGCCCTATTGTGGAGCAAGGACATCGAAACGTTGGCGTACTGCCCTACTTCCTGTTCTCTGGCAAAATCACCGATGCGATTGCTGAGCAAATTAATCAGCTAAAGTATAGATTCGGTCAACTTAACTTGGCCTTAAGCTCTCCCTTAGACCCTAGCCCTGCCCTAGCGCAGTTACTCATTGATTTAACTTAA
- the ftsH gene encoding ATP-dependent zinc metalloprotease FtsH: MKPASGNNKLVKRLSAFMLGLLLTQGLPVLAQAKKEPPSYSDFLRQVEAGQVEKVDLYEKQRVAKFRLKDQSKDSPEQEVRLFGQNEYLDSQFAKTLRANDVNLNVFPNQGENPLPGILLQVFIGFLLVVLLLSFLRRAASNTSSGPGQILNFGKSKARFHMESETGINFADVAGIEEAKEELQEVVTFLKQPERFTAVGARIPRGVLLIGPPGTGKTLLARAVSGEAGVPFFSISGSEFVEMFVGVGASRVRDLFKKAKESAPCLVFIDEIDAVGRQRGAGIGGGNDEREQTLNQLLTEMDGFEGNSGVIIIAATNRPDVLDSALLRPGRFDRQVMVDLPSYKGRLGILEVHARDKKLSDDVALDSVARRTPGFSGAALANVLNEAAILTARRRKESIGDLEVDDAIDRVTIGLAMTPHLDSKKKWLIAYHEVGHALLATLLKDADPLNKVTILPRSGGVGGFSQQVYNEDRVFQSRAWFFDRITMALGGRAAEVEIFGDAEVTSGASSDLEYVANLARSMVTRLGMSDLGHVALESERNDDVFLGQGWSNRPEYSEDIAVQIDRQVREIVLHCYGQARRLIRENRELVDKLVEMLLERETVEGEEFRQLAIAYGQDLSKKPPVPEKRPAISAAASVLSPPSLLS, translated from the coding sequence ATGAAACCAGCATCAGGTAACAATAAATTGGTTAAACGGTTGTCAGCTTTTATGCTGGGACTGTTGTTGACGCAGGGCCTTCCTGTACTGGCTCAGGCGAAGAAGGAGCCGCCTTCTTATAGTGACTTTCTTCGACAGGTCGAAGCGGGTCAGGTCGAAAAGGTCGATCTTTATGAAAAGCAACGCGTTGCTAAGTTTCGCCTCAAAGACCAGTCTAAGGATTCTCCAGAGCAGGAGGTACGCCTGTTTGGCCAAAACGAGTATCTTGACTCTCAATTCGCTAAGACGCTGCGCGCGAACGATGTCAATCTAAACGTTTTTCCTAATCAAGGTGAAAACCCCCTACCCGGTATTCTGCTTCAGGTTTTTATTGGTTTTTTACTGGTTGTTTTACTGCTTTCTTTCTTGCGCCGTGCGGCTAGCAATACCTCTAGCGGTCCGGGTCAGATTCTGAATTTTGGCAAGTCTAAGGCTCGGTTCCATATGGAATCGGAGACGGGTATTAACTTTGCCGATGTTGCGGGTATTGAAGAGGCAAAGGAGGAGCTGCAGGAGGTTGTGACCTTCTTGAAGCAGCCGGAGCGGTTTACGGCTGTGGGCGCTAGAATTCCACGCGGTGTTCTGCTGATTGGTCCGCCGGGAACTGGAAAGACGCTTTTGGCTAGGGCTGTCTCGGGTGAAGCGGGGGTGCCTTTCTTCAGCATCTCTGGTTCTGAATTTGTGGAAATGTTTGTGGGCGTGGGTGCATCGCGCGTCCGAGATCTGTTTAAGAAGGCGAAGGAAAGTGCGCCTTGTCTTGTATTTATTGATGAAATTGATGCTGTTGGTCGCCAGAGGGGTGCGGGTATTGGCGGCGGAAATGATGAGCGAGAACAGACGCTTAATCAGTTGCTCACGGAGATGGATGGTTTTGAAGGGAACAGCGGCGTGATTATCATTGCGGCGACGAACCGACCTGATGTCTTGGATTCGGCTTTGCTGCGTCCGGGTCGTTTTGACCGACAGGTGATGGTTGATTTGCCCAGCTATAAGGGGCGCCTGGGGATTTTGGAGGTTCATGCCCGCGACAAGAAGCTCTCTGATGATGTGGCGCTTGATTCTGTGGCCCGTCGAACGCCTGGTTTTTCTGGGGCGGCTTTAGCTAATGTGCTGAATGAGGCGGCGATTCTGACGGCCAGACGTCGGAAGGAGTCGATTGGCGATTTGGAGGTTGATGATGCCATTGATCGGGTCACGATTGGTTTGGCGATGACGCCTCATTTAGACAGCAAGAAAAAGTGGCTGATTGCCTATCATGAGGTGGGGCATGCGCTGTTGGCAACGCTACTGAAGGATGCGGACCCGTTAAATAAGGTCACAATTTTGCCTCGTTCGGGGGGCGTGGGTGGATTCTCTCAGCAGGTTTACAACGAAGACCGTGTTTTCCAGAGTCGAGCCTGGTTTTTTGATCGGATCACAATGGCTTTAGGAGGCCGAGCTGCGGAGGTTGAGATCTTTGGCGACGCTGAGGTGACGTCTGGGGCCAGTAGCGATCTAGAGTATGTGGCGAACTTGGCCCGCAGTATGGTGACGCGCTTGGGTATGTCTGATTTGGGTCATGTGGCGCTGGAAAGTGAACGAAATGATGATGTATTCCTTGGGCAGGGCTGGTCAAATCGTCCTGAGTATTCTGAGGATATTGCGGTTCAGATTGATCGGCAGGTTCGGGAAATTGTGCTGCACTGCTATGGTCAGGCGCGGCGTCTGATTCGAGAGAATCGAGAGCTGGTGGACAAGTTGGTGGAAATGCTTTTGGAAAGAGAAACGGTCGAGGGTGAAGAGTTCCGGCAGCTTGCGATCGCATATGGTCAAGACCTCTCGAAAAAGCCTCCGGTCCCCGAAAAGCGACCCGCTATCTCTGCGGCGGCCTCCGTCCTTTCTCCGCCTTCACTGTTGTCCTGA
- the metG gene encoding methionine--tRNA ligase: MTAGSQRRFALTTPLYYVNDRPHIGSAYTTMAADALARWQRLRGSDVLLITGTDEHGQKIQRTAEQRGKAPQEHCDEVVTGFVDLWQHLQIQYQRFSRTTDPRHAAIVAEFFQKVWDQGDIYLGHQQGWYCVGCEEFKEERDLLPEKHCPIHSNQAVEWRDEQNYFFRLSKYQQALIDFYNQHPEFIQPEMRRNEVLSFVNQGLQDFSISRVNLDWGFPVPTDPSHTLYVWFDALLGYITALLEPEDEPTLANALKHWWPINVHIIGKDILRFHAVYWPAMLMAATLPLPDRVFGHGFLTKDGQKMGKSLGNTLDPVALVNQYGVDAVRYYFLKGIEFGRDGDFNEERFINILNADLADDLGNLLNRTLNMSVKYCDGKVPQVDRDQLTKFEFVKTAQTAGERAAEAYESLKFSQACEIALSLVQTGNKFISEQAPWSLHKQGEDELVGQILYTVLESVRLSVYILSPITPALSNRVYRQLGFNVDFSDLTEDQAIDLNHIRWGLLPSQQQLECPQPVFQKLPALSEPTP; the protein is encoded by the coding sequence ATGACTGCTGGCTCCCAGCGCCGCTTTGCGCTGACAACTCCTCTCTACTATGTCAACGATCGACCTCATATTGGGAGCGCCTATACCACAATGGCGGCAGACGCCCTGGCCCGATGGCAGCGACTCCGGGGATCTGACGTTCTTTTGATCACAGGAACCGACGAGCACGGCCAGAAAATCCAGAGAACCGCAGAACAGCGGGGGAAGGCGCCTCAAGAGCACTGCGACGAAGTCGTTACAGGCTTTGTCGATCTTTGGCAGCATCTCCAAATCCAGTACCAGCGCTTTAGCCGGACCACAGATCCACGCCATGCCGCCATCGTTGCCGAGTTCTTCCAAAAAGTATGGGATCAGGGTGATATTTATCTAGGTCATCAGCAAGGCTGGTACTGCGTTGGCTGCGAAGAATTTAAAGAAGAACGTGACCTCTTACCCGAGAAACACTGCCCCATTCACAGCAATCAGGCAGTGGAATGGCGAGATGAGCAAAACTATTTCTTTCGGCTCTCAAAGTACCAACAGGCACTAATTGATTTTTACAACCAGCACCCAGAATTCATCCAGCCGGAGATGCGCCGCAACGAAGTTCTGAGCTTTGTGAATCAGGGCTTACAGGATTTCTCAATTTCACGGGTCAACTTAGACTGGGGCTTCCCGGTCCCCACAGACCCGAGCCATACGCTCTACGTGTGGTTTGATGCACTCTTGGGGTATATCACAGCCCTGCTAGAGCCAGAAGACGAACCCACGCTAGCCAACGCCCTCAAGCATTGGTGGCCGATCAACGTTCACATAATTGGCAAAGACATTCTTCGATTTCACGCGGTTTACTGGCCCGCCATGTTAATGGCCGCGACTCTACCACTACCCGACCGAGTATTTGGTCATGGCTTCTTGACAAAAGATGGGCAAAAGATGGGCAAGAGCTTAGGCAACACCCTAGATCCCGTAGCATTAGTCAACCAGTACGGCGTTGATGCCGTGCGCTACTACTTTTTGAAGGGAATTGAGTTTGGTCGTGATGGCGACTTTAACGAAGAACGGTTTATCAACATTCTGAATGCCGATCTTGCAGATGATCTCGGGAACCTACTCAATCGCACGCTTAATATGTCCGTGAAGTACTGCGATGGCAAAGTCCCCCAGGTTGATCGAGACCAATTAACTAAATTTGAGTTCGTTAAAACAGCACAGACGGCAGGAGAACGAGCAGCAGAAGCCTACGAGTCTCTGAAGTTTAGTCAAGCCTGTGAGATCGCTCTGTCTCTCGTTCAAACCGGGAATAAGTTTATTAGCGAGCAGGCACCCTGGTCACTTCACAAGCAGGGAGAAGATGAATTAGTAGGGCAAATCCTTTACACAGTTTTAGAATCAGTTAGACTATCAGTATATATACTCTCTCCGATTACTCCCGCATTGAGTAACAGGGTCTACCGGCAGTTAGGTTTTAATGTCGACTTCAGTGACTTAACCGAGGACCAAGCCATCGACCTAAATCACATCCGCTGGGGGTTGCTGCCCAGCCAACAACAGCTTGAGTGTCCACAACCTGTTTTCCAGAAGCTGCCTGCTCTCTCTGAGCCGACTCCCTAG